The stretch of DNA CAGATTGTCCTCTACGCTCTTGAACTGGGAGGGCTGCCAATAGGTCAGGAATCGGGGGGAGTCGATCTCGGAAAACATCTCGCGGGCTCCCTCCAGGGTCTCGTTGTAGGTCTTGACGTGGCATTCGGTGCAGATGGTGACCCCCTCCTTTTCTCCTATGGCCGCCAGGGCCCGGAAGGCGTCGAACAGCTCCTTTTTGCCCGACTTCTGATACTCGGCGTAAAAATCGTCACCCGCCCAGATGCGCAGCGTGTCGGTGCCCAGAATGCGGGCGGTGCGGATGTATTCGTAGATGCCTTCGGCGGGATGGACGCCGGCTCTGAAATAGGTGCCGTAGGAGCAGGTGAACAGCCCTGCGTCCGCCATGCGGGCGGCTATGTCCCGGGCTGTGTCCGGGTCCCCGGCGGGAGCGTGCACGTCGCTGCCCCACTCGATGCAATCCAGACCCGCCGCCCGGGACGCGGCTATGATCTCTGCTGGAGAATGCTTGCGGAAGCTGATGGATACAAGACCTGTGTTATACATATGGTGTCCTCATGATTTGCGTGTAGGGGCGGGGCTGCGGCCCCGCCGTCTTTATTATAACACAAACCGGCCGGGACGCGCTGCCGCGGCTCTCCGTTATATTTGTTTTATTGCCGCAAATACTGTATAATAAAGTTGAAAGTCCTGCCCCGCAGGGGGCGCAGCAAGGAGTCCGGCCATGACAAAGGCTATTAAAATCACTGTTTTATTATTGTTTGTAAGTTTACTGTCATCAGCGGGCGTGTTCGGCGTCACCGTCAACATCGACACGGTCCAGGACCTGAAGGCCCTGAACACCGGCGGTATGTGCCTGGGAAAAAACGACGTCCTGAATTTTGCCGCAGGCAAGACCTTTGACCTCACCGGCACCAAATGGAAAGGCATTTTCTGGAACGACGGCATGATATTGGGCAACGGCGCCACCATACTGTTGGACGATTTCCAGCTCACAATAGCTGAAGTCGGCCCGCAAACATTTTTGTGGGGCTTTGTCCATTACAATACGGGCAGTATCCAGCACCTGAATATCCGGCTCGCAGGGAACAAGACGTTCTCCGAGTATTCCGAAGAGGATGCCGGCGGCCTTCTCTGCGCCTGGAATGATTACGACGGCTCTATAGTCGGTTGTTCCGTGGACGGCGGCGGTGAAGGCGGACCCCGCCAGATATATCATTATTCCAACTACTTTGGCGCCATAGCAGGCAGCAATTACGGCACTATCGTCGAAGCCTCCGTGTCCGATCTCAAGATAGTTTGCTGCCTTGAAGACGGCTACCAGGGGCTGATAGCGGGGACCAATGAAGGCGGGAGCATAGTTCGCTCTGTCGCCCACGATTGCAAGCTGTGGGACGGCTTTTGGAACGGCGGGATAGCGGGCTATGCGGACGGCGGCACCCTGACTTCGTGCGCCGTGTGGAACTCGGACATCCTGTCGCCTGTGGTGGACTCCTGCGGCGGAGGC from Abditibacteriota bacterium encodes:
- a CDS encoding sugar phosphate isomerase/epimerase: MYNTGLVSISFRKHSPAEIIAASRAAGLDCIEWGSDVHAPAGDPDTARDIAARMADAGLFTCSYGTYFRAGVHPAEGIYEYIRTARILGTDTLRIWAGDDFYAEYQKSGKKELFDAFRALAAIGEKEGVTICTECHVKTYNETLEGAREMFSEIDSPRFLTYWQPSQFKSVEDNLAYARAMAPKTTHIHVFQWRTPQVIKYPLSEGVEEWRDYLRCFEGDRCLLLEFMPDDRIETLGREADTLREIIGGM